The sequence TCGCTGATCCCCGGAATGTTAACGTCCCCGAGACTGCCGGCTTCCCCAAGCCTGCCGCCTCGCAATTTACATTGCAGAAACCATGCCAGGTCGCAAAATTTAATAAAATCAAATGGATAGCGAAAGGCGACCGCTAACCTTGCCGCGCTATCCTTTCCCTGCGCGGCAAAAGCTGCCCGGCAAATTTTGCCGCTTCAGGCGCTTTGTAACCAATCATTAACCATCGGGCGCTTAGCTGGACCAACAGCCGGAATCGTCCGGGAAGCCTCGTATTTGGCAGGTTGGCATGGCCGCGGAAGCAGAAGTCGAAGAAGGCGCCCCGGCCAAGAAGGGGATACCCAAGCTCTTCATCATCATCGGTGCGGCTGCCATCGTCGTGCTGCTGGGCGGCGCTGGCCTGTTCTTTTTCCTGTCATCCGGCTCCGCGCCGGCGGAAGGGGAGCATGCGGCCGACGGTGCCGCTACCGATGGACATGGCGGTACGGCGGCAGCCGGCCATACCTTCATCTTCAATCTTCCGCCGATGATCGTGAACCTCAATGGCGAAGAGGGGCAGAAGGAGGCTTTCATGAAGCTGACCGTCGCCCTGGAAGTCGCCAAT comes from Devosia oryziradicis and encodes:
- a CDS encoding flagellar basal body-associated FliL family protein, whose product is MAAEAEVEEGAPAKKGIPKLFIIIGAAAIVVLLGGAGLFFFLSSGSAPAEGEHAADGAATDGHGGTAAAGHTFIFNLPPMIVNLNGEEGQKEAFMKLTVALEVANEETMLAIQPSMAKVVDAFQVYMRELRRSDLEGSAGVYRLKEELLRRVNVAIYPTRVESILFKEILVQ